One region of Oryza sativa Japonica Group chromosome 5, ASM3414082v1 genomic DNA includes:
- the LOC107280987 gene encoding bisdemethoxycurcumin synthase codes for MATAVRVITKWGHPTADITHLVVSTNAGAHSLGTDEWLAALLGLRATVQRTILYMHGCSASCSALRLTKDIAENNHGARVLVACTEVFLIVFAAPDKAHLDTLVTHCHLCNAVNYKPD; via the exons ATGGCCACCGCGGTGAGGGTAATCACCAAGTGGGGCCACCCCACCGCGGACATCACCCACCTCGTTGTCTCCACTAACGCCGGCGCCCACTCCCTTGGGACCGACGAGTGGCTCGCGGCACTCCTCGGCCTCCGTGCCACCGTCCAACGCACCATCCTCTACATGCACGGCTGCTCCGCCAGCTGCAGCGCGCTTCGCCTCACCAAGGACATCGCCGAGAACAACCACGGGGCGCGCGTGCTCGTGGCCTGCACGGAGGTCTTCCTCATAgtgttcgccgcccccgacaaGGCCCACCTTGACACCCTCGTCACGCATTGCCATTTG TGTAATGCTGTTAACTACAAACCTGACTGA
- the LOC4339205 gene encoding metacaspase-6 yields the protein MGRKRAVLVGINYAGTEGELKGCLNDVARMRRCLVDRFGFDEADIRVLADADPSTPQPTGANIRLELERLVGDARPGDTLFFHYSGHGLQLPIETGGDDDDTGYDECIVPCDMNLIKDQDFTELVQKVPDGCLFTMVSDSCHSGGLIDKTKEQIGSSTKQSKIQQRERELRRQQAPSPGTCSCASLLQIALRHLPRRGGQRIIGSRSRDGVGEDQPPRSQAELLAADATRAGIKNRSLPLSTFVEMLRERTGKDDVGVGSIRTTLFHHFGDDASPKIRRLVNAMLGRRHGSATASEEHPDKAKPERVDGEGEAAAAKQGAPETRPLPRNGVLISGCQTDETSADATTPEGVSYGALSDAIQSVLAEERRGKVTNMELVRRARELLAKQGYTQQPGLYCRDKHANVAFIC from the exons ATGGGGCGGAAGAGAGCGGTGCTGGTGGGCATCAACTACGCCGGCACGGAGGGGGAGCTGAAGGGCTGCCTCAACGACGTGGCCCGCATGCGGCGCTGCCTCGTCGACCGCTTCGGCTTCGACGAGGCCGACatccgcgtcctcgccgacgccgacccgTCCACGCCGCAGCCCACGGGTGCCAACATCCGGCTCGAGCTCGAGCGGCTCGTCGGCGACGCGCGGCCCGGGGACACCCTCTTCTTCCACTACAGTGGCCACGGCTTGCAGCTGCCGATCGAGaccggcggtgacgacgacgacaccggCTACGACGAGTGCATCGTGCCCTGCGACATGAACCTGATCAAAG ACCAAGATTTCACGGAGCTCGTGCAGAAAGTCCCGGATGGCTGCCTGTTCACCATGGTCTCCGACTCGTGCCACAGCGGCGGGCTCATCGACAAGACCAAGGAGCAGATAGGGAGCAGCACGAAGCAGAGCAAGATCCAGCAACGGGAGAGAGAGTTGCGCCGGCAGCAAGCTCCCTCTCCCGGCACGTGCTCGTGCGCCTCCCTCCTGCAGATCGCGCTGCGCCATCTTCCTCGCCGCGGTGGCCAACGGATCATCGGTAGCCGCAGCCGCGATGGCGTGGGAGAGGATCAACCACCACGCTCGCAGGCAGAGCTGCTGGCCGCCGACGCGACGCGCGCCGGCATCAAGAACCGGTCGCTGCCGCTCTCGACGTTCGTGGAGATGCTCAGGGAGAGGACCGGGAaggacgacgtcggcgtggGCTCGATCCGGACGACGCTGTTCCACCACTTCGGCGACGACGCGAGCCCCAAGATCAGGCGGCTCGTGAATGCCATGCTGGGTCGCAGACACGGCAGCGCCACGGCGAGCGAGGAGCACCCGGATAAAGCTAAGCCAGAgcgcgtcgacggcgagggcgaggcggcggcggcgaagcaagGGGCGCCGGAGACGAGGCCGTTGCCGCGCAACGGCGTGCTGATCAGCGGGTGCCAAACCGACGAGACCTCGGCGGACGCCACCACACCGGAGGGCGTGTCGTACGGCGCGCTCAGCGACGCCATCCAGAGCGTCCTCGCCGAGGAGCGCCGCGGGAAGGTGACCAACATGGAGCTCGTGCGGAGAGCGCGGGAGCTGCTCGCCAAGCAAGGGTACACTCAGCAGCCTGGACTTTACTGCCGCGACAAGCACGCCAACGTGGCTTTCATATGCTAA